The genomic segment caagaacgTAGGGACATATGCTGGTGAAGAGATACCCATGGTAAACTACTGCAGTTTACTCTAAAACTGTACATGCTCTGATTGAGTTATGTGgtaatttatctttctttattttattttattttttttatttttaaagatggggtttcactctgttggtcaggctggtcttgaatgccagACCTAGATGAtgaaaagtgcttggattacaggcatgagccaccacgccgggccagtaatttatctttctaaaagcaaaaattttttttttcatcatagcCACCTGctatattaatttgttttctaacGAAAGCCTGAGCCCTAACAAGGCAACAAAGTGCTATATAAACCAAATAAAAACCAACAACTTGATTTTCTACCAAAAGGCATAATAGTGAATAATTAAATACAGTTTGATTACTTGCTGAATTGTTAGCACGATGGTGCCTTAGGGAAGCAAAGTATGTTGCATAGTGTGTTGTATGTGTTTGCATTCACAGATAGCCAGTGGGATGTTATTAATCAAACAGAACTTCAATTTCTTGTGTGGGGCAAATCTTATAAGACTGAGGCACAATAACCATAGCTAAAGTGCAGGACagtaaataataaacacatttcttATACTCCTTTGGTAAGACCTAGAATTaaatacagacaaaaataaaatcatttgactttttaaatatatttcccatCTGATGAATTGAAGTTTAAAATTCATCCATGAAACTTCGTTTTCAAGCTATAGTTTGCTCCTCTTCAATGGTCTCATTTTAAGTAATTGAATGGAATGACTAATTTATAAATGAGCTTAAACTCACAGTCAGCTGAAGACAGATAGTGTTTGTGAATGCAGCTGAAATCAAATATGTTCAAAATGAGTCTCAATTTGTGATTGGGTAGGTGACTGAGTTTAAAGGCATTGCTAGTGATTGTTGTGAGGAGCAATCCAGAATAACATCTCAGATCAGGTTGTTACTTGAGACTAATAGGTTTGGATTGACTGGAAGAAAAGGTGTGAGAAATATGCAGACAGCCAGGAATACCACATGGTGGAACATGGCAGCAGGCACACTGAAGCAGTGATGCAACCTGATTTGGaagccaggcagagcctctgTCAGAATAAGGAGGGTTTGCTTCTGTGGCAGTACTATGGGGATTCCATCATGGTTGGAAACTGATGAGCATGGGTCACCAAACAATTTAAgtcttactgtttttctttactttatgTGGTAGTCTGCAAAGACTAGTAGGCAAAATAAAGTGGTCGATTTAAATGCCTAAGTTTGGGAGCAGATTATGGCAGGAGGCCAAAATGTTCTGATAGTATTGCATAGGTCAATAAATCAGCAGAGACAGATTTGGTtgataagcattaaaaaaaaaaaacaactatagcTAAGAACTATAGCTAAATGAGAATGAATTTATAGTTAAGGCAAGAAGAAAGATACAGCATTGTATTTACCCATGGAAGGAGAATCTAGGTATTCTAGAaacttctatttctttaatttttgatttGTGTAGAATCTCAAAATGTCTCACGCTGTCATTGCAAATAATTTGTCATTGTATAATAGTTGCATTTTCTAGAACAATACTGATTCTATGTGCTCTATTCACTCTTGAATAATTTCAATCTTGTGCCAATGCCAATAAGCTAAATATGGAcaattcttttcaataaatgagaaaaatattccttATATAATCAATCATGGAATGGAAAACCATTTGTAAGAGTAGATATCATTACACCTGAATTCAAATGAAAGTTCACATCGTCTTTCctgtttgttctttcttcctgtttgttCTTGAAAACaaatcatcattttatttttaaggtgttCTGTGAACACAAAGATCTGATCAATAATTTATgttacattttctcttcttatgaTATTATGTGTTTGACTAAAATGTGTAGAAATTATTTGAGGaatgttttaaattacaaatgCTTAAAAGCAGgttttcaaaaacacaaaattgatgAGTGTGGTTCATCgttgttctttttctctaaaaatttcTCTGACAAAATAAAAGGATTActtgattaaacatttaaatttttgtattttttttgtttttttttctaaggatAACAATACAAGTGATTTCCTAGGCAGCACAAATATGTTCTCCAGAGGAGAGAAAATTATAATGACACTTTCTCAATGTGATAGGGGCTGGTACTCTGCCATGAGCCCTACTCATTTAGACACATCTACAATCAGTAGTAGTGAGCACTTGGCTATTGCTCTGCTTCAAAGTAAATGTAACATCTTTTATTCTCTCAAGTTGAAACAGTCCCATTTGTCATTAAGTGAAACACTGTACTGTGAGGATAGTTTTAGTTTTAGGCTTTTCTCACATTTTAACCTCCCAGCTGGTAACATGCCCATTTATCATTAGGAAGAACATTGTACTAAGGGTGGCCTAAACTTAAAAGCTTttgttcctggagcagcagagcCTCAAAATTTAATCATAGAGATATGGAAGtttgaaacaaaattattatttaagaatTTGTCTCCACTTAACAGGAGAACAAAATTGCATCTTAAAACATTTCTACCCATTTCTTTTACTAATAGCTGAGTAAGCCAGTGTCCATGTTGCTTGCTAAAGCACTTTAATTATGACGTAATGTACCTACAGTTGGGTTGAATTGCTATAGAGCAAAAGTTAAGAAGCGATTGAAGCAGAAAGTTTTAAAAGCTTTTCAGCTTCCAACTATTCTGCAGAAGGAACTATATTCTAAATCAACAATAAAAGTTGTATATTCTTTGTTCAATAATAAAAGTTACTTAGTTCTTAATTCTAAAGCAGTGCAAATATTGAGAGTTAAGGGGCTTGGGAAAGtgggaaataacatttttatcaccACCCTGGGTCTGTTTGGTGGTAAAACAAAAACATCCTCCTACTGTTGCACAAAAGAAGCATTTTTGAACAAATAGTGCAATTTGTTCAAAAACGTAGGAGGAGAAATTATACATCTACTGAAATTCTTAATTCTCATGAATTTGTACAGTATCCAATCAGTAAAACAAAGCTACGGACCGGATAAAACTTTCTGTATTCCTATCCCTCTACAACTGAAGACTATAAATACTTCCAGATATAAGGTGATAACCAAATAAAGACTGATGTTTCCACCTAGAAAATTCTGTCAGAAATTTTAACAGGCATGCATCTTCAAAAAAGTTATTTAGTTCAATAATTATCAAGCcttagcatgcatcagaatcacttaaAGAGATGTTAAAACACAGATCGCAAATCTGGGAGAAGCAGGCTGCCATGTTGTAAGCATCCCCACAGAGAGACCCAAGCCTGACTGTACCCGCTTAAGAGAACTTGGGGCAGAACCAGCCAGCTAAGCCACTTGCAGATTCCTGATTCCTGTCCCTCAGAAACCGTGTGAAGTAATAAATGTGTGTTAAGATGTTAGGTTTTGGTATTCATTGTTATACCAAATAGGTAACTAGTACAATAGTACATGACACTGGACATAAAACTCCAAACTTTAGAAATTGTAGATGAAGGCTTAGAATAAGCTACAATTAAAACTTCaactctgggccgggcgcggtggctccagcctgtaatcccagcactttgggaagccgaggcgggtggatcacaaggttaagggatggagactatcctggtcaacatggtgaaaccccgtctctactaaaaatacaaaaaattagctgggcatggtggcgcgtgcctgtaatcccagctactcaggaggctgaggcaagtgaattgcctgaacccaggaggcggaggttgcggtgagccgagatcgcgccattgcactccagcctgggtaacaagcgtgaaactttgtctcagaaaaaaaataaaaaaaaaacaaaaaacgtcaACTCTGACATACGGACTAACTAGAAAGGTGACCACTATGAAGTACCTTTTCATGAATCATAATGGTCCATGGACtggtctaggaaaaaaaaaagaaatcagtggcTCATCTAGAACAAATTGGCAGAAAAAGAAGTTTCAAATGAGACCAGGACAAAGCTGTCCCAGGTtcacttattaaaagaaaatttcatccaTAAATAAGATCTGAAATTCATGGCATGTATAGTTGTGTataatttaaatagacatttaaatgtatacattaatCTACAAACTTGCTTACATATATATGTCAAGTTCAAAACAATTGTTTTATATACCTGCATGTacaactttcttccttttttttttttttttttttttttgagacggagcttcgcttttgtttcccaggctggagtgcaatggcgcaatcccagctcaccgcaacctccgccccccgggttcaggcaattctcctgtctcagcctcccgagtagctgggaccacaggcacgcgccaccgtgcccagccaatcttttgcatttttagtagagacggggtttcaccaggttgaccaggatggtctccatctctgaccccgcgatccgcccgcctcggcctcccaaagtgccgggattacaggcttgagccaccacgcccggcctgcatGTACAACTTTCTAGAGGTTAACTTCTCGATTAAGTATATGTCTATCTCTatcaaatatcaaatataatatgAACAAACAAGGATGACAAATACGTTTCCCGTTATAAAGCAACTCTCAGGATCTCACAGAGACTCAATGGATCACTGTATTAAGAACTTTGATGCCATAATCAGACTAAACGAGGCATGTGTGATCATTTACAGGAGTCTGTTTTTGGCATAGTGTTGGTAGTTTATTGGCATCTCATCAGAGGAatcaaggcaaaaataaaaatagaatcttCTTTCCCAGAACAGATGAAGCAGATAAGAAGCACCTTAGGTCTGGTTACTTATTTGCTTTGGGTAAGGAAAATTTATTGAAACTCAGCTTATATCAATTCAATTTCACAGAAACACATGCCATGCAATGAAATGACCCTTTAGTAAAAGACGGAATAGGACATTCTCCTTGAGATCTTGAATATGTTTTTCAGAGGTGTAAATCCATATCTATATTATAGGTTTTCTCCTTTTGTAGTACCATAACACACTAACTTAGAAATAAGTCAACCCAATGTGCacttaaaaatagtaatagtgAAGCCAAATTTCTTCTTCTCTGACATGATCATTATCATCTGTTTGTTCCAGCCATTTCAAATGTTAAATCTAAGGTTAACGTAGAAATTGTTGTTAAAAAGGCAGAGTGATGTATGGATTCAGTGATTCCTGTTACACAGTCAACTCTAAAATATCACCTGCTTTCACACTCAAGAATTCCTACCAACCTTGTTCTCCATAACTCTGTTTAAGAACAAATGATATCTActatcttttattatatttacacCTAACAAATgttttagcttattttttttcttgtcacatAATTGATATGAATTTGACTGCAATATCAgtctttttacttcattttgtttgaatgataaaaatacactgaaaaccCCTGAATCATGCTAGCTATAAATACAATATGAATCAATGACTAtgattttctaataataaaatgtgaaatattgtaAATCACCTTGAGATTTCCTTTTTACCTGAATAGGGAAGTAAACCAGTGGATTTTATAGTGAATGAAAGTTTTATAGAAAGAACACAGATGAGTTGTAACCTTTGAAGTCGGTACATTCTGGAGCACAAATGGGAGTTTGAAATATCTGGGTTCTAGATTCAAAACTTAACTTTTCAGAAGTGCTGACTTAAATGATATATATTAGTATTTCTAGTGCTTCATAACAATGTAACACAAATGAAGTGGCATAAACAGCAGAAAGTTGTTATCTCACAAgaggccagaaatctgaaattaaGATGAGAACATACCTGGTCCCTTCTGAGGACTGTCAGAGTGAGTCTGTCTGTTCCATGTCTGTTTTCCTAGCTTCTAGTGGGTTGATAATTGTTGCCATTTCTTGACTTGTGGAAACATCCCTCAATGTCTGCCTTCATCTTGACATGGTATTTTccctgtgtgtgtttgtctgtactaaaatttcctctttttataaggacaccagtcatattggaatACAGCCTATCCTAATGACctaacttaaaataattatatctgCAGTGATCCTATATctaaagtcacattctgaagtactgataggacttcaacatgtaaattttgaGGAGGGATGGGCACAAATCAACTCACAGTGTCATGTGCAGTGAGAAATATTGCTGTGGTCATCTTTGAAGAGTACAATCTAACAAGAAGATTTTATTTGATCCAAATGAGGTATAAAGCAAAGCCATAGCCATGGATTATATGCTAAATTTTATGTGTCTAGTCCACATGTATTTATTAAGTGTCATATACTTAATAAGCTCTGTTAGGAGTTATCAGGTTCTAATAAAAAGTAATGCATAGTACTTGTCCTCATGAAGTGCCCAATCcaatgaaacataaaatatgagtgtaaacatttttaaagaattttttttcatgctAAAAGTCTGTAGACATTCAGTGACTGGACTTAGAGATCAGTCAGTTCACAAGATCTAGTTGAATCTTGAGGAATTGGAGCCAGTTCAATTCATGGAAGAGTTCTTGCATAAGACGAAAGCAAATAGAGCTAAATTGTTTCTCTGGAGGGACATAAAAGATAAGACAGCTATGCAAATGGGCATATAAAAGAAGGATACAAAATATCAGTGAGAAGGATAGAGAAGGATCCTTGAAGATGTCAGCATTTGAGTTTAGCTTGGGAAATGCAGAAGatctgaaatacagaaaagaaagataagtTTATGATTTTCTGTATCAGGCATATTACAGAAATATTCTGTAGTCTAAGGTGCTAAGGGTATATAATGTGTTTAGTAAAGggtgaaaaataagaatagaaaaagtAAATAGAGTCACAAAGTAATGAGCCTTAGACTTTTCCAAAGaatgaagtagaaaaaataactaGAAGCAATCTGGAGTCCTTTTAGTGTTTGgtattcttgtttatttttaattacatcaAACTACCTTCTCCACCAGTAGTATCCTTATCAAAATGTTCCCCAAAGCATCATATTTCTTAAAGAACAACTGTTGAGCATCTTTCTTCTtggattttttcttattttttctctgatatttctTTAGTGGttcagattaaaaacaaatactgttATCCATACTGTCATGCATTTTAATATAGAAATCACTCATACAAATAATGTAAATTGAAACATGTTCAGTCTTCTACCCAACTTTCACGGTTTCAACCATTCTATATTATTGAATACTCATACGTCCATAAGGATATCTTGACTATTCTGTGTGACGCAGGGTCATCTTACATAGACACTAAACTAAATGAGGGTACCAATGGCAATCTGCATATCAAATATTGTAACTGGATAGACATGTCTGTTATATTGTAAatcatacataattatataaaaatggaTGTATCTTCTATTAAAtactacacacacatattttcaaattactaagcttaatttcttctttatttttagatatagTATAAATTTTTACACAAATTCTAGGATTTTCTTCATGTGCTCCTCTGGATAATATTCCAAACTCTTAGGAGTGCATTAATCTCACTTGGGAGATAACTAGAGTAAACCTATGAAAATATAAAGCCCCATACTCAGTGAGATGCCAGTTTTGAAAACTCTTTTGAAAAGTCTCATTGGGTAAGCATATATTCTTTGTGAGGAATATTGGCTAGTTTTGGCATGAAACAACAACAATTAACAATATGAACATCAAAAATTGAATTTTGGTTCTCAAaacatacttttttgttttgttttgttttttgagaccgagttttgctcttgttacccaggctggagtgcaatggtgtgatcttggctcaccgcagcctctgcctcctgggttcaagcaattctcctgccttagcctcccgagtagctgggactacaggtgcactccaccatgcccagctaatttttgtattcttagtagagatggggtttcaccatgttgaccaggatggtctcgagctcttgacctcgtgacccacctgcctcagcctcccaaagtgctgggattataggcgtgagcccggccaggattttttttttttttaagtagatttccttaagttccttgtaaattctggatattagcctttgtcagatgggtagattgcaaaaattttctcccattctgtaggttgcctgttcactctaatgagagtttctttttctttagtttaagtagatcccatttgtcaattttggcttttgttgcagttgcttttggtgttgtagtcatcaagtctttgcccatgcctgtgctGAACAGTactgcctaggtttccttctagggattttatggttttaaatcttatgtttaagtctttaatgcatcttcAGTAAATTTCTGTATAAtgtgaaaggaaggggtccagtttgagttttctgcatatgactagtcagtgttcccaacaccatttattataaatagaaaatcctttccttATTACTTCCTGTTGCCAGGAAACTCGTCATTCAAATCTGAGCGAGTGGGGCGAGTGCAAAGACGGGCGTGAGTGACAGATCGGCGCAGGAAGGGCAACCTTACAGGATCCCCGTGACAAGGTATGCGCGCCAGACACCCGCTGACAATACGGAGTCGGGGGCAAAATATGTACACGAGGTACCTGCAAGCAATGGCGGCGGGGGAGGGAGCGGGGTAGAAGGGGCGCCTGATAGGTACTGGAAGGAGAGGCACGCGCACAAAGGACACCAGTCGTCAATGGTTTGGCCGACAAGGTTCGCGCACAAGGCACCTGATGGCAATGGAAGGGGCGGCGCGCGCGCGCGGTGTACTGTAGGGAGAGGCGTGCGCACTAAGGACCTGGGACCTTAACGGATCGGTGCGGCAAGGTACTCGCACAAGGCAGCTACTGACAACCGTGGGATTGGGGGCGGGGTAGGGAGGTGCGTGCGCTAAGTACTGGAGGGAGAGGCGAGCACAAAGGGCTCGGAATCTTAATGGATTGGCGTGGCAAGGCACGCGCACAAGGCAACTGCTGGCAAGGACGGGAAAAGGGGGGTCCAGGGCCGGGCGCGAAAAATAGGTACTGGAGACAGAGGCGCCCTCACAAAGGACCCGGGACCTTAAGGGATTGGTGAGGCAAAGTATGCGCAAAAGGCACCTGCTGGCAATGGGGGTCGGGGGAGAGTCGAGGCGGGAGGAGAGGGGCCCAACGTCGACCAGATATCTCAGACTACAAGTGTgggacaccacacccggccaatgttTTGTATTGTTGGCCTTGGCCCCAAGTGTGCCCAGGTGCTGATGGAGCACCTGGGGTGTGTGAGCCCTGCCGCCAGGGCCTGGCTGGGGTTGCGCCAGGAGCTGTCCATGGCTCTGAAACGATGCCGGCTGAGGCGCCGGCTGTGAATGAGCGAGTGAGCGCTGTCCGTAGTGCTGCAGAGGTCTTGGGCCCCGGCAGTGGCGGCAGCGGTGCCTAGGAGGCCGGCAGCTGGAAGACCACCAGGAATGCTTCTTGGAGGAAGTAACCCTTGAGGTGGGGAGGGTTTTCCAGGAAGGGAGACGATAGCATGAGCAAAAGCTTAGAGATACTAATAATCGTAGACTGATAATCATGGCCTGGTGCGCGCGCCTTTTCACGCCAATCCATTAAGATGCCGAGCCCTTAGTGCTCGCCTCTCCCTCCAGACCTAGCGCGCGCGCCGCTCCCTACCCCGCCCCCAATCCCACGGTTGTCAGTAGCTGCCTTGAGCGCGTACCTTGCCGCGCCCATCCGTTAAGTTCCCAGGTCCTTAGTGCGCGCGCCTCTCCCTACAGTACACCGCGCGCGCGCGCCGCCCCTTCCATTGCCATCAGGTGCCTTGTGCGCGAACCTTGCCGGCCAAACCGTTAACGTCTGCCGTACTTTGTGCACGCGCCTCTCCTTGCAGTACCTATCAGGCGCCCCTTCTATCCCACTCCCTCCCTCGCCGCCATTGCTCGCAGGACGCTCAGAGTCCAGCTGTCAAGAGTTCAACAATCCGAAAATAGACACTGCGCCCAGCAGCGGTTACCTGGGCACTCTGTGCCCTTTATCCCTGTCCCGGTCCCTTCCTGGGGCTGAGGACCCAGCAGTAGGACTCAGTTTCCTTGAGCCTGCTGCCCGCATCCCTCACTTCATTGGCTTGCGGGATCTCTCCGTTGCTCCTGCCCCTTGACGGAGTGGCAAGCCTTCCTACCCAGACACTTGTAATCAGCCTGGTGTTGAAACAACTCCAAGGATTTACTCTTCAAACCCTGTCTTCTGTACGGCGATCCTGCCTTCAATTTGAGGCCCAGGTACCACAGCAAGCCAGTGCCCTAAGGACTCTCAGAGAGGCCCTGGAGAAGGTAATCGCCTTTTTGTGGCCCAGAACACCCAGCTCTACCCTACACTCCCATCCAGAGATCATGTAGAGGCCCCTCatggggagtggggcagggacacttaagcaggaaaaaaaaacccagagttcAAGAAAAGCCCGATGATCAGAAAGGGGGCCCTGAGGGCACCAGGGATGCAGGGTCTGCATTTTGACCCCTGCGGGACAGTGGAGGCCTCTCTCCCTTTGTACCCAGGCCTGGGCCCCTGCAGAGAGACCTCCATACCCAGAGGTCAAAAATGCCATCTGAAAAGAAATCCCAGCCATCCGGGATGAGCTACTGCCGCAACTCCATCTCCAGCTCCTACAGCTCCGCGGGAGGCTTCCCGTGGGTAAAGAGGGGGAAGGGGCCAGCCTCATCCAACTGCCAGCTGCCCCTCACTTCTTCAAAGGCAGTGACTGAGGTCAACCCTCAGGCTGTCTCTCAGGGTCAGGCCCAGTCTGAAAAGGCAGCAGATTCAGCACCTGGGGAGAAACTGGCTTCCAGGAGTGGCTCCCCGACATCTCAGGCCTCTAGGCCTCATAGACGAAAGCACCCTCTGCTGCGACGCAGGCGAGGGGAGCCTCTGAGGCTGCCATCTCCCCTACAGCTGGGGTTTCGGGTCACTGCTGAAGACCTGGACCTGGAGATAAAGGCCGAAATCATGTGCCTTAATTGTGCACTGCAGGGTGAGGAAAAGTCCCTCTGGGAGTGCAGAGCCTCACTGCTGTCCCATGCTTTGGGACTGGCAACAGGGACGTCTTCTCTGCCTGCTGTCTCtaaagcatccagcacagaggCACAGCAGGAGAGACGCAAGTCCCATGATGGCCTGGACCCCGTGGCCCTCCAAGTATCTGCTGCAGGGTCCCCCTCCAGACCTCCTGTGTCTGGGAGGAACTGCAGGTCAGCAGGTCCCCTGTTATCCTCCTCAGACACCCTTCCTGCCACCTCTGCACATTCCCAGGCCTCAGCCCAGGCCTCCTTGtctgctccaacacagccagACCAGGGAACTACAACACACTTAGCTGCAGGGGcttccttacccaccacttccacctcaAGCCCCCGCACCAAAAGAAAGTCGACCTGGGCTGCAGACCTGGCTGGGAGCCTTCCTgacccatcttctgcctctcccaccaccaccctggccagaCAGAGGGTCAGTGATTTCACCGTACTACAGAAACTTGATGGTGTTGCTGCAGCCATTACCCAACCCAAACCTGTGGTCTTTCATGGACAGCAGCAAGGAACCCGCACCTTGAAGCGGTTTCATCCATATTTCTGCCCAGCTGCTTCAGGtgcagcccaggcctcatcttctgctccaacacagccagcACAGGGAACCACAGCACCCTCAGCTGCAGGGGTTAccttacccaccacttccacctcgAGCCTGGCTGGGACactttctaacccatcttctgcctctcacaccaccaccctggccagaCAGAGGGTCAGTGATTTCACTGTACTACAGAAACTTGATGCTATCGCCACAGCCATCACCCAGcccaaacctgtggtccttcatggacagcagcagggaacccgcAACTTGAAGCAGCctcatccatcttcccatccagctgcttcagctgcagcccaggcctcatcttctgctccaacacagccagcccagggcaccacagtgccctcagctgcaggggtttccttacccaccacttccacctggagcctggctgggacactttctaacccatcttctgcctctcttATCACCACCCAGGCCAGACTGACGATCAGTGGTCCCACCTCACTACCAAAAGTTGTCGTGACtgctgcagccaccacccagccaaaacctgtggtccttcatggacagcagcagggaacccgcTCCTTGAAGCAGCCTCATCCGTCTTcccatccagctgcttcagctgcagcCCTGGCCTCATCCTCAgctccaacacagccagcccagggcaccacagcaCCCCCAGCTGCAGGGGCTTCCTTACCCACCACTTTcacctggagcctggctgggacactttctaacccatcttcttACTCTCTTATCACCGCTATGGCAAGACTAACGATCAGTGGTCCCACCTCACTACCTAAAGTTGCCGTgaccactgcagccaccacccagcccaaacctgtggtccctcatggacagcagcagggaacccgcTCCTTGAAGCAGCCTCATCCATCTTCCcgtccagctgcttcagctgcatCCCTGGCCTCATCTTCTGCTTCAACACAGACAGCCCAGGGCACCACAGTGCCCTCAGCTGCAGTggtttccttacccaccacttccacctggagcctggctgggacaCTTTCTAAGCCATCTTCTGACTCTCTCATCACTGCCATGGCCAGACTAACGATCAGTGGTCCCACCTCACTACCGAAAGTTGCCTTGACcgctgcagccaccacccagaCAAAACCTGTAGTCtttcatggacagcagcagggaacccacTCCTTGAAGCAGCCtcatccagctgcttcagctgcagcccaggcctcatcttctgctccaacacagccagcccagggcaccacagcaCCCTCAGCTGCAGGGGcttccttacccaccacttccacctggagcctggctgggacactttctaacccatcttctgcctctctcatcaCCACCCAGGCCAGACTAACAATCAGTGGTCCCACCTCACTA from the Callithrix jacchus isolate 240 chromosome 14, calJac240_pri, whole genome shotgun sequence genome contains:
- the LOC118147261 gene encoding uncharacterized protein LOC118147261, which codes for MPSEKKSQPSGMSYCRNSISSSYSSAGGFPWVKRGKGPASSNCQLPLTSSKAVTEVNPQAVSQGQAQSEKAADSAPGEKLASRSGSPTSQASRPHRRKHPLLRRRRGEPLRLPSPLQLGFRVTAEDLDLEIKAEIMCLNCALQGEEKSLWECRASLLSHALGLATGTSSLPAVSKASSTEAQQERRKSHDGLDPVALQVSAAGSPSRPPVSGRNCRSAGPLLSSSDTLPATSAHSQASAQASLSAPTQPDQGTTTHLAAGASLPTTSTSSPRTKRKSTWAADLAGSLPDPSSASPTTTLARQRVSDFTVLQKLDGVAAAITQPKPVVFHGQQQGTRTLKRFHPYFCPAASGAAQASSSAPTQPAQGTTAPSAAGVTLPTTSTSSLAGTLSNPSSASHTTTLARQRVSDFTVLQKLDAIATAITQPKPVVLHGQQQGTRNLKQPHPSSHPAASAAAQASSSAPTQPAQGTTVPSAAGVSLPTTSTWSLAGTLSNPSSASLITTQARLTISGPTSLPKVVVTAAATTQPKPVVLHGQQQGTRSLKQPHPSSHPAASAAALASSSAPTQPAQGTTAPPAAGASLPTTFTWSLAGTLSNPSSYSLITAMARLTISGPTSLPKVAVTTAATTQPKPVVPHGQQQGTRSLKQPHPSSRPAASAASLASSSASTQTAQGTTVPSAAVVSLPTTSTWSLAGTLSKPSSDSLITAMARLTISGPTSLPKVALTAAATTQTKPVVFHGQQQGTHSLKQPHPAASAAAQASSSAPTQPAQGTTAPSAAGASLPTTSTWSLAGTLSNPSSASLITTQARLTISGPTSLPKVALTAAATTQPKAVVLHGQQQGTHGLKRARPYSDPAALALSSPTKRKLTWAAGLAGTHSKPSSNSLITTVARLTISGHTSLPKVALTAAATIQPKPAVLHEGQQQGTRGLKRARPYSDPAALALSPPTKRKLTWAAGLAGTLSNPYSASLINAPARPRVSGHTSLRKLAVMAAAITQPKPAVLHGQQQGTHGLKRDRSYSDPAALALSPPTKRKLTWAAGLAGTLSSPSSASLINALARPRVSGRTSLRKLAVMAAAITQPKPAVLHGQQQGTHGLKRDRSYSDPASLALRPTPHQNKVGARLSQANSRPGYPRQGKARLFQAMPGKARQGKKQQCNPRQCKAIPGKAITGKAISGKARQDKAGKGNSRQGNCR